A portion of the Pseudoalteromonas luteoviolacea genome contains these proteins:
- the alr gene encoding alanine racemase, whose amino-acid sequence MRLATAEINISALRYNLARAKEIAPSSKVMAVLKANAYGHGLVKIAQCLSDADAFAVARIDEALALRAGGLTKPIILLEGFFDPSDLPILLANNFETVVHDESQLAAIEQSNLEMPISVWLKVDTGMHRLGVEPEQFDSFYRRLKQCDNVKPAVNLMTHFPCADDTSNHFTQIQIDLFSSIVSGTKEALCLANSAGVIGWPDAHFDWVRSGLMLYGVSPMLDQIGAEHQLQPVMRLKTRVIAIKQVVEGDRVGYGGRWQCPKQTTLAIVAMGYGDGYPRHAKQGTPVVIKGQRYGIVGSVSMDMISVDIGSNEAHIQVGDEVEMWGPSLPVEEVAHCAGTIPYELLCNVTPRVSYEYCNE is encoded by the coding sequence ATGCGTTTAGCCACCGCTGAGATTAATATTTCCGCACTGCGTTACAATTTGGCACGTGCAAAAGAAATTGCACCCAGTTCAAAAGTAATGGCAGTGTTAAAGGCCAATGCCTATGGGCACGGTCTAGTTAAAATTGCCCAGTGTTTATCTGATGCGGATGCCTTTGCCGTGGCACGTATTGATGAAGCTTTGGCGCTGCGTGCAGGGGGGTTAACCAAACCAATCATTTTGTTGGAAGGTTTTTTTGATCCCAGCGATTTACCCATTTTACTGGCCAATAATTTTGAAACTGTGGTTCATGATGAGAGCCAGTTAGCAGCGATTGAGCAAAGCAATCTTGAGATGCCGATTTCTGTATGGCTTAAAGTTGATACAGGTATGCATCGATTAGGGGTTGAGCCTGAGCAGTTCGATAGCTTTTATCGGCGATTAAAACAATGTGACAATGTAAAGCCAGCAGTAAACTTAATGACGCACTTCCCGTGCGCTGATGATACCAGCAACCACTTTACACAAATACAAATAGATTTATTTTCGTCTATTGTGTCTGGTACTAAAGAGGCATTATGTTTAGCGAACTCTGCAGGTGTTATTGGCTGGCCGGATGCGCATTTTGACTGGGTTAGATCTGGCCTCATGCTCTATGGTGTTTCGCCCATGTTAGATCAAATCGGCGCAGAACATCAATTACAGCCTGTCATGCGTTTGAAGACCCGTGTGATTGCCATTAAGCAGGTAGTAGAAGGAGATCGTGTTGGCTATGGAGGCCGCTGGCAGTGTCCTAAGCAGACAACATTGGCTATTGTTGCGATGGGATATGGTGATGGTTATCCGCGACATGCCAAACAAGGGACGCCTGTGGTGATAAAAGGCCAGCGTTACGGTATTGTTGGCAGTGTATCTATGGATATGATCAGTGTCGATATTGGCAGTAATGAAGCACACATTCAGGTGGGTGATGAAGTTGAAATGTGGGGGCCTAGTTTACCCGTTGAAGAAGTTGCTCACTGTGCAGGCACTATTCCCTATGAACTCCTCTGTAACGTAACACCACGTGTTAGTTATGAATATTGCAATGAGTGA
- a CDS encoding secondary thiamine-phosphate synthase enzyme YjbQ, giving the protein MSWHQTIITLKPRTRGFHLIDDELLTQIPQLSYYKVGLLHLFIQHTSASLTINENADPTVRTDMESHFNHFVPQNQHYYRHDYEGDDDMPAHIKSSTLGCEITIPIYQGQLNLGTWQGVYLGEHRDHGGPRRVVATLQGQLLE; this is encoded by the coding sequence ATGAGTTGGCACCAAACCATTATTACACTTAAGCCTCGTACAAGAGGCTTTCATCTCATTGATGATGAATTACTCACTCAGATCCCGCAACTGAGCTATTACAAAGTTGGCTTACTTCATTTATTCATTCAACACACCTCTGCCAGTCTGACCATTAACGAAAACGCAGATCCTACAGTTAGAACGGATATGGAAAGCCACTTCAACCACTTTGTACCGCAAAACCAGCATTATTATCGCCATGATTACGAAGGTGATGACGATATGCCAGCGCATATAAAATCCAGTACATTAGGATGTGAAATTACTATCCCAATCTATCAAGGACAGCTTAATTTAGGAACTTGGCAAGGTGTTTATTTAGGCGAACATAGAGATCACGGCGGGCCAAGACGGGTTGTTGCTACGCTGCAGGGACAATTGTTAGAGTGA
- a CDS encoding chemotaxis protein CheX, which yields MNVEFINPFLSSLINVLATMAQTELTPGKPKIKKDEVARGDVSGLIGMVGPQTKGSFSITFDESLALAIMERMLGERPEKINEEVTDMVGEITNMVTGGAKNLLGEKGYDFDMATPLVVSGPGHTITHKCEGAKIIMPFTSEDGNANIEVSFDKL from the coding sequence ATGAATGTTGAGTTCATCAACCCTTTTTTATCTTCACTAATAAATGTATTAGCGACGATGGCGCAAACAGAGTTGACGCCTGGTAAACCAAAGATAAAAAAAGATGAAGTCGCCCGTGGAGACGTATCTGGGCTAATAGGTATGGTTGGCCCACAGACCAAAGGCTCATTTTCAATTACCTTTGATGAAAGCCTTGCTCTGGCAATTATGGAAAGGATGCTAGGTGAACGACCTGAAAAAATTAATGAAGAAGTCACAGACATGGTTGGTGAAATAACCAATATGGTTACCGGTGGCGCAAAAAACCTTCTTGGTGAAAAAGGCTATGATTTTGACATGGCTACACCTTTAGTCGTCTCTGGACCTGGACACACAATCACCCACAAATGCGAAGGCGCAAAAATTATCATGCCTTTTACCTCTGAAGATGGCAATGCAAACATAGAGGTCAGCTTCGACAAGCTATGA
- the zur gene encoding zinc uptake transcriptional repressor Zur, translated as MNIELLVTKAKQVCDNRGARFTPIREKVFRLLATKQGGVGAYDLLEELKITESSAKPATVYRALDFLSELGFIHKIESTNSFMLCHHFDHIHPVQLLICDSCGHVQELHSGAISHELNNLSAEKGFKVKAQTIEAHGLCEKCQE; from the coding sequence ATGAATATAGAACTACTCGTTACAAAAGCTAAGCAAGTCTGCGATAATCGCGGGGCACGCTTTACGCCAATTAGAGAAAAAGTATTTCGCTTGCTGGCCACTAAACAAGGTGGTGTTGGCGCTTATGATTTGCTAGAAGAACTAAAAATAACAGAAAGTAGTGCCAAACCCGCAACGGTTTATCGTGCACTCGACTTTTTGTCTGAGCTAGGTTTTATCCATAAAATCGAAAGCACAAATTCATTTATGTTGTGTCACCATTTTGATCATATCCACCCTGTACAGCTTTTGATCTGTGACAGCTGTGGACATGTACAAGAATTACATTCCGGTGCCATTTCTCATGAGTTAAACAACTTATCGGCTGAAAAAGGCTTTAAAGTAAAAGCACAGACAATTGAAGCTCATGGTCTTTGTGAAAAGTGTCAAGAGTAG
- a CDS encoding EAL domain-containing protein — protein MDKAYSINLKFWLTILSTISAAVFACVLIIFSYQVKKAFIVEQTLTTAKQISMSLAQSIGTNSTAEIRTLLHATAQITPHSSITITDQQLNILFSSEKKHIGLNAKTLFPLAHKVALYQSSTALVHYFNKPKNMLATYQIIPPLTSSQNSATERGLVIYSQYDLSETFTQLLTHYNHNAWFIVFAIIFISLLALVITYYFIHRPIATLVQYSNQLGDFKFIREHSIEGKGELKQLANNIAKASYTLELGFKQQKYAEQTAIEQHSMLEGIFSALPDIFFIIDKQGKILECHYGNGDNLPMPESQFVGQKLIDILPAHAAKHFSKAISTIEQSGQLTRIDYKLDSSENSKHFEARLNAIPNSNKLVIAVRDITDQKRQEEVILKHAFYDTLTSLPNRFLALDRLQQMIHEAKRNQQLIAVGFIDLDDFKKVNDSMGHEVGDKVLIHSAKILKTALRKHDTVARLGGDEFILLLGDIQTHHDITAIATKLVQLFRSPFEIDERAFTISLSLGIAVFPDDADSPNDLLRKADSAMYSAKQMGRNTFSFFTESMSQDLNRRLKLEEHMRSALANQEFEVYFQPQYDLSNGFVVGAEALLRWHNEELGWISPAEFIPLAEQTGYIIELGEFVLEQAMLQILHLQTLHPHPYRIAVNLSPRQFKDPNLVNTISHMIHKYQIDTQYLELEITEGVLLTGDALVKDALFEFHQLGVIVSMDDFGTGYSSLNYLRLYPFDVVKIDQSFIFDMHTSEQVRQLVKTIITMAHNLSIKVIAEGIETQLQLDTLAALGCDLGQGYFLGKPMSKIDFEAWLAQYAQQPLNIENKSLSIQDY, from the coding sequence ATGGATAAAGCGTACTCAATTAACCTCAAATTTTGGTTAACGATTCTTTCCACTATTTCCGCAGCCGTTTTTGCATGCGTGCTCATTATTTTCAGTTATCAGGTTAAAAAAGCATTCATTGTCGAGCAAACGCTGACAACAGCCAAACAAATTTCAATGTCTTTGGCGCAAAGTATCGGTACGAATTCAACAGCAGAAATTCGTACTTTGCTGCATGCAACAGCGCAGATTACGCCACACTCTTCGATCACAATTACAGATCAGCAATTAAATATATTGTTTAGTTCAGAAAAAAAACACATTGGATTAAATGCCAAAACCTTGTTTCCGCTTGCTCACAAAGTAGCACTGTATCAATCCTCCACAGCGCTAGTGCATTATTTTAATAAGCCAAAAAATATGTTAGCCACCTATCAAATCATACCGCCACTCACAAGTTCACAAAATTCAGCAACAGAGCGTGGACTCGTTATCTATAGCCAATATGATTTATCTGAAACCTTTACCCAATTACTGACTCACTACAATCACAATGCATGGTTTATTGTTTTCGCGATCATTTTTATTTCGCTTTTAGCGCTTGTCATCACTTATTACTTTATTCATCGCCCTATTGCTACGCTGGTCCAATATAGTAATCAGCTAGGAGATTTTAAATTTATTCGTGAACACAGTATTGAGGGTAAGGGAGAGCTCAAACAACTGGCAAACAACATCGCAAAAGCGTCATACACGCTTGAGCTTGGATTTAAGCAACAAAAATATGCAGAGCAAACAGCCATAGAGCAACACAGTATGCTCGAAGGTATTTTTTCTGCCTTACCAGATATCTTTTTTATCATCGATAAACAGGGAAAAATTTTAGAATGTCATTACGGCAATGGCGACAACCTACCGATGCCAGAGTCTCAATTTGTAGGTCAAAAGCTCATCGATATACTCCCAGCACATGCAGCAAAGCACTTTTCAAAAGCAATATCAACGATTGAGCAAAGTGGCCAATTGACACGAATAGATTATAAATTAGATAGCAGCGAAAACAGCAAACATTTTGAGGCGCGCCTCAATGCGATCCCCAACTCAAATAAATTAGTGATTGCAGTTCGAGATATTACGGATCAAAAACGCCAAGAAGAAGTCATACTCAAACATGCTTTTTACGATACTTTAACCAGCCTACCCAACCGCTTTTTGGCACTTGATCGGTTGCAACAAATGATTCATGAAGCAAAACGAAACCAGCAGCTCATTGCTGTCGGCTTTATCGATTTGGATGATTTCAAAAAAGTAAATGACTCTATGGGCCATGAAGTGGGTGATAAAGTACTGATCCATTCTGCCAAAATATTAAAAACGGCCCTGCGTAAACATGACACCGTCGCCCGCCTTGGTGGCGATGAGTTCATTCTCTTATTGGGTGACATTCAGACCCATCACGATATCACCGCCATAGCGACCAAACTCGTGCAATTATTTCGCTCTCCATTTGAAATTGACGAGCGTGCATTCACGATATCTTTGAGCCTAGGTATCGCGGTATTCCCCGACGACGCAGACTCCCCCAATGATTTATTGAGAAAAGCAGATTCGGCCATGTACAGCGCCAAACAAATGGGTCGAAATACCTTTTCATTCTTTACAGAAAGTATGAGCCAAGACCTCAACCGCCGCTTGAAGCTCGAAGAGCACATGCGAAGTGCACTTGCTAACCAAGAGTTTGAAGTCTACTTTCAACCTCAGTATGATTTGTCCAATGGCTTTGTCGTGGGTGCCGAAGCCCTGCTTCGCTGGCACAATGAGGAGTTAGGTTGGATCTCACCGGCAGAGTTCATTCCACTTGCAGAGCAAACTGGGTATATCATCGAACTTGGCGAGTTTGTACTAGAGCAAGCTATGTTGCAAATCCTGCATTTGCAAACATTACACCCTCATCCGTATCGCATCGCTGTTAATTTGTCTCCTCGGCAATTTAAAGATCCCAACCTGGTCAACACTATCAGCCACATGATCCACAAGTACCAAATCGACACTCAGTATCTTGAGTTGGAGATCACTGAAGGGGTATTACTCACCGGAGATGCCCTTGTTAAAGACGCACTGTTTGAATTCCATCAACTTGGCGTGATTGTATCAATGGATGACTTTGGAACCGGGTATTCTTCTTTAAACTATCTGCGTTTATACCCATTTGATGTAGTAAAAATAGATCAGAGCTTTATCTTTGACATGCATACCAGCGAACAAGTAAGGCAACTCGTTAAAACCATAATCACCATGGCCCATAACTTAAGTATAAAAGTAATCGCCGAAGGCATAGAAACCCAGCTACAATTAGATACCTTAGCGGCACTTGGCTGTGACTTGGGCCAAGGTTACTTTTTAGGTAAACCTATGTCAAAAATTGATTTTGAAGCTTGGTTAGCGCAATATGCACAACAACCGTTGAATATTGAGAATAAATCCTTGTCGATACAAGACTATTAA